Genomic window (Daucus carota subsp. sativus chromosome 5, DH1 v3.0, whole genome shotgun sequence):
TACCGGAGGCTGATCAACCTCGTCCAGATCGTTCATTTTGTTTAGCATTTTTCCATTCTCAGTCTTTGGCTTAACAGATCTATAATGTGAACAAATGCTGCAACTGTTATTCTATATAATAAGCAATTACCAATTTTAGAATATCACAACAAATTATTGGCATGACGCTTTCTACCTTTGCAGATTACTTGCAATCAGAGAGGATTCAAATACAGAAGCTTTGGGGCTCTACATGGCCAAGTCCTTGAACTTATACAACATTCTCTACACCCATTTGATTGAGCCGAGGTTGAATACGGGATTACTGAGTGCCTTCAGATTCAAGCATTCAATAATTCAATAATTCAAGCTTTAGTGAAGAACATGAGAAGAAAGAAGCTAATGTGGTTTTTTTCCTCTCCAAGAAATGACTACTGCTTAACTAATGCAAATGCACAATTCAATAATTTCCTAATATTTCGATATATTCATAGATTGTGCTCTATTTTCTTTTATCACAACATTTGTGGGCACTTGATTCACGAATCTGTTTTAGGACCCTAGCATACCAAAAcccatttattcaaaaaattaggaATTAACTTCAAGAGACTTAACACATGTGACATAACGATATCGATAATAAAATCATTTAGTACTCGAACCCAACCTTAAGGGTTTCAAATTATTAGACATTGAAGCCGACTATTAAAATACATACATGTCAATTATAGTTTGTGGAATTAATCGAATCCAATTCAGACCTCAATTTCTTCCGCAATTCCACAAGTCTCGATCTCGACTCCTTCCGCCATTCCTTCCGCAATCCCACAGGTATATCTCGTATTGACTCACAACACATCGACCTTGGCATCTCATCATACGCATACAACAATAGAGCCGTCTCATTTATATAACTTTCAACAACACAACCTGTATGTTATCCACGTAcacaatataaaaattgattgtCTACGTGTATGAacggtgtattcgattgagagtttaatggattgtttttagttcatGGATTTTAGTGGATTGTACGTTTTTGtgcggatttttgataaaatgtcgtagagtataggatttaagcacaatggtTCAAATCtcatgggatttcaaaaaaattgaaatatattgaagaatgccacaaaaccaatcattttatgaaatccaaaaagatCCATCACctgattttaatagattttaaaccaTCCTAATTGAATGCTATCgcattttaaagcataatttaaaatcacaattgaataccaccagattttgtagcataatttaaaatctcaattgaattatacctcaaaattttaatagatttcaaacaatATCGAATACCCCtcaaatttcatgaatgaaaaaaatactttaaaatctcattCTAATACACCCCTCTAACATTAATATATCTAAAGAGAGACATCTTACCCGATGTAACAATGAGTACGAAGAGCATAAAGGTTTTCTCCATCTTCACATCCCAATACTGTTTACTCGTTGTTATAATGTGCGAAACCCTGTTCTACTCGAGTTAACTTTATACACCGACTCAATTGCTTTTTGATGGCCAACATTTATACTGATTTAAAGAtactaattatattattaaattattaaattaataaatatatgattaaaattttgattaggttttaatttattttgagatttatatattaatgagCATAGTATTTATTGAGTTTTAGGAAAATGATGGTtctttaataatataacaaatatatattattaaaaattttcttaataattataaaatagttTTAGCGGCTCTTTACTAATGCATTTGAAAgtaggaaaaaaaaatcttttcctACATATTCTTACACGCAAAATTATTgaaagtcaaaaaaaaattatatataatttaaatgttaTTCAATTCACGCTCGAAAAGTTGCAttcttaataaattaaaaattataactatgattataatttgatttgaGTTGTATAACTTGATTTGATAATTCGCTAGAACATCTTTTCGagctcataattaaataaattttaagttatattatatatttatttttaataatattgtaaattttttaaacatGTAATCTGTATTTTTTTAACTTACAAAATTCGTTGaagtaattaaaatttagtttaaatttatatactcGTTATATTATTAAAGAACAATAAGTGTATTTTGAAACTCAATGAAAACTATGATCACTGACATGTCAATCTTTGAGTGGAACTCTTTTTCGAAAAATTTAAAGTAgacacatattttttttttttgaagacacgtattatttaaaatttctctATTAATTATCTCATTTTGCATGTCTTTTATGTACTGTCTCTATTATCCCAaaattaattattgtttaaaaGACATACATAAAATCTAACCCAAAGCTAGAAAGTAATAAATCCAATGCACATATTCAtttttcttatatcaaatattttatattataaactttCAAGGATATTATAGATATTATAGGATTGGATCATTACAGAACTTGTCACCCAAAATGCCCAAAGTCCAACTGTCGAGGTTGAACTCGAAAACATGATACTGTTGGCTCAGCAAACCTAGTACGGTGTATTTCTTGTATCTTTCTCCAAAACGGGAGCTTCTCTGAAATGATAAACAGTGAAAGTCTGGACTAGCCTCGTGGAGATACACGTTTCGAGTAATTTCCATATTTGCTCCCCCACCAACAAAATTGATAGTAAGAGTAGGATAAGATGATTCATCACCATCCAACTTTCCATCGTAGCATAATATGGacttgatattatatatttccGGCACGTAAGTCTTGTTCTTCGATTTCATCAGTTTAATCACCGCATCTTCAACAGCATCATATGCTATGTCTGGCAAAAAAGAATATATCGCTCCCGTGTCGATGGACACTCCAGACTTAACACCTGGAATGGCCTTGAATACGGATGGATCGATTGCCAGACACACATTACCCAGACAAATTGATTGAATTTCTATAATGTACTGCCAATAACCCTGATTTATTGGTGTTGTTGGAAGATCTCCGGTGTAATCATCCGCCTCTCCAAAATGAATGTAGCCTTCAGATCCATCTGCGCTACTAAGATTTGAGACACAGTAACTGAACATTTTTGGTCCAGGTAGCTGATTGACCAGGGAAATGCTTTGGGTTCCTAGTCCCAAGATTCCATAGAAATTTGCGTCTTTAGTTGCCACATTACCATTTCCTATTTTGCCGAGAGAACCAAATACGACATTGTCTACAAAAGAATGACTTTTAGGTTCTGCATAGTTTACAAACCCAAACTGATCGTAGCCTATGTTTCCAGTTGAGTTAGTCCCGTCGCCATACCAAACCGTATACCCACACTGATTAATTTTTTGCCCAAGACACTTAAAAGTATTATTCCAGGTGCATATAGGATCCACACAGCTCATCTGCCTAAATGTATAAGATTCTGAGGGGACATAATCGTCTCGTCTTAGAGGATCAGTACCTCCACGAACCCATATGAGAGAGCTGCCGGTGTCCACCTCCAGATATTGTTGAACAGGTGGATTTCCGATCGTCAGGTTGACAAAATATAAACACCGATTGAATCGTATCATTGGAGTTTCTAAACTGAATTCTTCTTGATCATCTAGTGTAGCAAACTCCATTTCAAGTTGCTTCAAATTTATTTCCACAAGCTGCTGGAACGTCTC
Coding sequences:
- the LOC135153033 gene encoding aspartic proteinase nepenthesin-2-like; translation: MASSFLSSFLVILLLYISSPVSLTQTLTGVKLPLIHRLSLPENSNETFQQLVEINLKQLEMEFATLDDQEEFSLETPMIRFNRCLYFVNLTIGNPPVQQYLEVDTGSSLIWVRGGTDPLRRDDYVPSESYTFRQMSCVDPICTWNNTFKCLGQKINQCGYTVWYGDGTNSTGNIGYDQFGFVNYAEPKSHSFVDNVVFGSLGKIGNGNVATKDANFYGILGLGTQSISLVNQLPGPKMFSYCVSNLSSADGSEGYIHFGEADDYTGDLPTTPINQGYWQYIIEIQSICLGNVCLAIDPSVFKAIPGVKSGVSIDTGAIYSFLPDIAYDAVEDAVIKLMKSKNKTYVPEIYNIKSILCYDGKLDGDESSYPTLTINFVGGGANMEITRNVYLHEASPDFHCLSFQRSSRFGERYKKYTVLGLLSQQYHVFEFNLDSWTLGILGDKFCNDPIL